In Bacillus sp. NP247, one DNA window encodes the following:
- a CDS encoding flagellar hook-length control protein FliK, with translation MIQFVLPVQQSLPPQKEKGLEVQSKNENSSFDNTMRIENKKQPKTEKPKREEAPEEEKKEYILAKKTVTKEEPIVKKEEKKETEQLLLAVSEQMVAIEQLRVQPELLYQYIQKIQELYKEYGNIKLNELPAAELQQLQELLSNMNIKNAICLEDTMQMALDKVTMPEQTLQVLKVVESETCNIAKKQEESKEVELPKAESDDVKVELPKVDQLNDSSSAGAELLNKATGTDQIGKQNSGAEKVTLPDLGKKMEAQVEALQKFVVKQERVLFQLNPEKLGTLTVFMKKHGDQIDVHVEMEKHDAKKRVEIIFDELRLKLKEKEINIQISYSDKDENRKEQREQEQRQKQKSVSTQHEKQQSKEFAGLLEE, from the coding sequence GTGATACAGTTTGTATTACCGGTGCAGCAAAGTTTACCTCCGCAAAAAGAAAAAGGGCTAGAAGTACAATCGAAAAATGAAAATTCTTCATTCGATAATACAATGAGAATTGAAAATAAAAAACAGCCGAAAACGGAGAAACCGAAACGAGAAGAAGCACCAGAAGAAGAGAAGAAAGAATATATTCTCGCAAAAAAAACGGTAACGAAAGAAGAGCCGATTGTAAAGAAAGAAGAAAAGAAAGAGACAGAACAGTTATTGTTAGCTGTATCTGAGCAGATGGTTGCAATTGAGCAATTACGTGTGCAGCCAGAATTGTTATATCAATACATACAAAAAATACAAGAGTTGTATAAAGAATATGGAAATATAAAACTTAACGAATTGCCTGCAGCTGAATTACAACAATTACAAGAGCTCCTTTCAAACATGAATATTAAAAATGCCATATGTTTAGAAGATACAATGCAAATGGCGCTAGACAAGGTGACGATGCCAGAGCAGACGTTGCAAGTATTAAAAGTCGTAGAATCAGAAACTTGTAATATTGCAAAGAAACAAGAGGAGTCTAAGGAAGTAGAACTCCCGAAAGCAGAGAGCGATGATGTGAAGGTAGAGTTACCAAAAGTCGATCAGTTAAATGACTCAAGTTCGGCCGGAGCTGAGTTATTAAATAAAGCAACGGGGACTGATCAAATAGGAAAACAAAATAGTGGAGCTGAGAAGGTTACATTACCTGACTTAGGCAAGAAAATGGAAGCACAAGTAGAAGCACTGCAAAAATTTGTAGTGAAACAAGAACGTGTTTTATTCCAGCTAAATCCAGAAAAACTTGGTACGTTAACTGTGTTTATGAAAAAGCATGGAGATCAAATTGATGTTCACGTAGAAATGGAAAAACACGATGCGAAAAAACGTGTTGAAATCATTTTTGATGAATTGAGGCTAAAGTTAAAAGAAAAAGAAATTAATATTCAAATTAGCTATTCTGATAAAGATGAAAACCGTAAAGAACAGCGAGAACAAGAACAAAGGCAAAAACAGAAATCAGTAAGTACGCAACATGAGAAACAACAATCAAAAGAATTTGCGGGATTATTGGAGGAATAA
- a CDS encoding flagellar hook assembly protein FlgD — MPTVGLNTTSTNHIPLQAGAQTKNASVNGVQSPVQQTNGVSAGEQKTPGIMGKDDFLKLFLSSFQHQDPFNAMDMNQMMNQTAQLSLMEQVQNMTKAVDKLQSTMYTTALDGGMKFLGKYVRGVNNKGEQVTGQVETVRLAENNDVQLIVDNQVVTLRFVERVSDKPIAETNPEDEKKDDIEKNEEVKKN, encoded by the coding sequence GTGCCAACAGTTGGGTTAAATACAACGAGTACAAATCATATTCCGTTACAAGCAGGAGCACAAACAAAAAACGCATCTGTTAATGGTGTGCAATCGCCAGTTCAACAAACAAACGGAGTTTCAGCAGGAGAGCAAAAGACTCCTGGGATAATGGGGAAAGATGATTTCCTAAAATTGTTTTTATCGAGTTTCCAACATCAAGATCCATTTAATGCAATGGATATGAATCAAATGATGAACCAGACAGCGCAACTATCGCTTATGGAGCAAGTACAAAATATGACGAAAGCAGTAGATAAACTGCAATCAACGATGTATACGACAGCTCTTGATGGCGGGATGAAATTTTTAGGGAAGTATGTTAGAGGTGTAAACAATAAGGGAGAGCAAGTGACTGGTCAAGTGGAAACAGTTCGACTTGCCGAAAATAACGATGTACAACTTATTGTTGATAATCAAGTTGTCACACTTCGTTTTGTAGAAAGGGTTTCAGATAAACCGATAGCAGAAACAAATCCAGAAGATGAGAAGAAAGATGATATAGAAAAGAATGAAGAGGTTAAGAAAAATTAA
- the flgE gene encoding flagellar hook protein FlgE gives MIKALYTSITGMNAAQNALSVTSNNIANAQTVGYKKQKAIFDDLLYNNTVGSRGDGAYAGTNPKSIGNGVKFSGTSTDFSDGSITLTSDKMETAIEGNGLFLVGDRNGGNVEYTRKGSFGVSKDNYVTTTGGQYVLGYGVKTGTQEIDFSSRPSPIHIPMGSAVGGIQTDKATIGGNLPRNQNALAHEFTVFDEEGNSLTLRVNIKQKTTKETVDGKEVEKPVPGEYTYTVSVRNDSKNEKEFKPVEGMTGEKNLKFDTLGNLKETDESVQKDPVTGEITKGGTVKIPFGKGLTLDLSGLTNYPTGKTISTTEVTGRPAAIANDYSISDGGFVMMRYSDGSMKVVGQLAVATFPNSGGLMKTGNGNYIATPSAGIPGVGVAGENGAGNVRGSAKESSNVDLSVEFVDLMLYQRGFQGNAKVIKVSDEVLNEVVNLIR, from the coding sequence ATGATTAAAGCGTTATATACAAGTATTACAGGGATGAATGCAGCACAAAATGCATTAAGTGTTACTTCAAATAATATTGCAAATGCACAAACAGTTGGATATAAAAAGCAAAAAGCTATTTTTGATGATCTGCTATATAATAATACGGTTGGTTCACGTGGTGACGGTGCTTATGCTGGTACGAATCCAAAGAGTATTGGTAACGGTGTAAAGTTTAGTGGGACATCTACAGATTTTAGTGATGGTTCTATTACTTTAACTAGTGATAAGATGGAGACAGCCATAGAGGGAAACGGTTTATTTTTAGTTGGGGATCGTAATGGTGGAAATGTAGAGTATACGAGAAAGGGGTCTTTTGGTGTATCGAAAGATAACTATGTTACAACTACAGGTGGACAGTATGTGCTAGGTTATGGTGTGAAAACAGGGACACAAGAAATAGATTTTTCTTCACGACCAAGTCCAATTCATATTCCGATGGGATCAGCTGTTGGTGGGATTCAAACAGATAAGGCAACAATAGGTGGAAACCTTCCTAGAAACCAAAATGCATTAGCTCACGAATTCACAGTTTTTGATGAGGAAGGAAACTCGTTAACGTTACGTGTAAATATTAAGCAAAAGACTACAAAAGAGACTGTAGACGGAAAAGAAGTTGAGAAGCCGGTGCCAGGTGAATATACATATACAGTTTCTGTAAGAAATGATTCTAAAAACGAAAAAGAATTTAAGCCTGTTGAAGGCATGACGGGCGAAAAAAATCTTAAATTTGATACATTAGGAAATTTAAAGGAGACAGATGAATCTGTACAAAAAGATCCTGTAACTGGTGAAATTACTAAAGGTGGAACGGTTAAAATTCCTTTTGGTAAGGGACTGACACTGGATTTAAGTGGTTTAACAAATTATCCGACAGGGAAAACTATTTCTACAACAGAAGTAACGGGGCGTCCAGCTGCAATTGCAAATGACTATTCTATTTCTGACGGTGGTTTTGTTATGATGAGATATTCGGATGGTAGTATGAAGGTTGTAGGACAACTAGCTGTAGCTACATTCCCTAATTCAGGTGGATTAATGAAAACTGGGAATGGAAATTACATTGCCACACCATCAGCGGGTATTCCAGGGGTAGGTGTTGCTGGTGAGAATGGTGCAGGTAATGTACGGGGGTCAGCAAAAGAAAGTTCAAACGTAGATTTATCTGTAGAATTCGTTGACTTAATGCTGTATCAACGTGGATTCCAGGGAAATGCGAAAGTAATTAAAGTGTCAGATGAAGTATTAAATGAGGTTGTAAACTTAATTCGATAA
- a CDS encoding DUF3964 family protein: MTRQERILQLPFFENKRELAEQVLNMEREEHAYLPDQFEIKQVPPYSFGEKEAIIGRIHEFYFVSVGSDGVWKYQLFKDEMKCREFFVMLPDITDQQLAFWFNNIELLKGA; encoded by the coding sequence ATGACAAGACAAGAGCGAATTTTACAATTGCCTTTTTTCGAAAATAAACGTGAACTTGCCGAGCAAGTGTTAAACATGGAACGAGAAGAGCATGCATATTTACCGGATCAATTTGAAATTAAGCAAGTGCCTCCGTATTCATTTGGTGAAAAGGAAGCAATCATTGGTCGTATTCATGAGTTTTATTTCGTAAGTGTTGGTAGTGATGGTGTTTGGAAGTATCAACTGTTTAAAGATGAGATGAAGTGCCGTGAGTTTTTCGTTATGTTGCCGGATATTACGGATCAGCAGCTTGCTTTTTGGTTCAATAACATTGAGCTGTTGAAAGGGGCGTAA
- a CDS encoding chemotaxis protein: MSQAQSILLESGTNELEIVTYTVGENLFSINVMKVREIINPFPVTTVPEAHHAVEGVVQVRGEILPVINLATALNLRSTKPLDQTKFIISELNQMKVIFRVDEVHRIQRISWEQIDEPASLSMGLEETTSGIVKLDGKIILLLDYEKIVCEISGTGYDNKSLAGLEQKTDRAEKVIYIAEDSAMLRQILEETLSSAGYTKMNFFSNGAEALAQIEKLAKEQGERMFEHIHLLITDIEMPKMDGHHLTKVIKDSEVMKQLPVIIFSSLITNELFHKGEAVGANAQVSKPDIQELIGLVDKLVL; this comes from the coding sequence ATGTCACAAGCACAAAGTATTTTATTAGAAAGCGGAACAAACGAATTAGAAATCGTAACGTACACTGTTGGTGAAAATTTATTTAGTATCAATGTAATGAAAGTGCGTGAAATTATTAATCCATTCCCTGTTACAACTGTGCCAGAAGCTCATCATGCAGTTGAAGGTGTTGTTCAAGTACGTGGTGAAATTTTACCTGTTATTAACTTAGCAACCGCTCTTAATTTAAGATCGACAAAGCCACTTGATCAAACGAAATTTATTATTTCAGAATTAAACCAAATGAAGGTTATTTTCCGTGTTGATGAAGTACATCGTATTCAACGTATTTCGTGGGAACAAATTGATGAACCAGCTTCATTATCTATGGGACTAGAAGAAACGACATCTGGTATTGTAAAACTAGATGGGAAAATCATTTTACTATTAGATTATGAAAAAATTGTATGTGAAATTAGCGGTACTGGTTATGATAATAAATCACTTGCAGGATTAGAGCAAAAAACAGATCGAGCTGAAAAGGTGATTTATATTGCGGAAGATTCAGCGATGCTTCGCCAAATATTAGAAGAAACATTATCATCAGCTGGATATACGAAAATGAACTTCTTCAGTAATGGTGCTGAAGCATTAGCTCAAATTGAAAAATTAGCAAAAGAGCAAGGTGAAAGAATGTTTGAACATATTCATCTGCTTATTACAGATATTGAAATGCCAAAAATGGATGGACACCATTTAACGAAAGTAATTAAAGATAGTGAAGTAATGAAGCAATTACCAGTTATTATTTTCTCTTCATTAATTACGAATGAGTTGTTCCATAAAGGTGAGGCAGTTGGAGCGAATGCTCAAGTGAGTAAGCCTGATATTCAAGAGTTAATCGGGCTAGTTGATAAGTTAGTGTTGTAA
- a CDS encoding DNA-binding domain-containing protein, translating into MYHHTAINVLNLLQNMSNNKTNDRKLDAEFKKIEKQFRIRYEELIDLYNRMVLFQIDIEKNGGMRVYEKSTITWLKSELELLYEVYQFCQRHGLNIANISKYVSKNELNLFPKTESQLQNTYYKLKKQEMPFENIEKQKPGRKRKYISVKDTIAETKQESKREVKEDVRGEEDEKSLVTVISGIVDNFETISQCNEKKEHELHQFMAGIYKLSSMAAERSKDEKNVRGLEGELHSLRAENERLKREKEELVHDIKEMTHHLIHFITSSDIDQIRTLPYFVKECKQDLHKLGLYNAQDGKMKIMVDRSGQVMTVTQ; encoded by the coding sequence ATGTATCACCACACAGCAATCAATGTATTAAATCTTTTACAAAACATGTCAAATAATAAAACGAACGATAGGAAATTAGACGCGGAATTCAAAAAAATAGAGAAACAATTCCGAATAAGGTATGAAGAGCTAATTGACTTATATAATAGAATGGTATTATTTCAAATAGATATAGAAAAAAATGGCGGTATGCGAGTATATGAAAAATCAACGATTACATGGTTGAAGTCTGAACTAGAACTACTGTATGAAGTATATCAATTTTGCCAACGTCACGGTTTAAACATCGCAAATATTTCAAAATATGTTAGTAAAAATGAATTGAATCTTTTTCCGAAAACGGAAAGCCAATTACAAAATACGTATTATAAATTAAAAAAGCAAGAGATGCCGTTTGAAAATATTGAAAAACAAAAACCGGGGCGAAAACGAAAATATATATCTGTAAAAGATACGATTGCTGAGACGAAACAAGAAAGCAAACGGGAAGTAAAAGAAGATGTTCGAGGTGAAGAGGATGAAAAAAGCCTCGTAACAGTTATATCGGGTATCGTTGACAACTTTGAAACAATTAGTCAATGTAATGAAAAGAAAGAACACGAATTGCATCAGTTCATGGCGGGGATTTATAAGCTTTCTAGCATGGCTGCCGAGCGTTCGAAAGATGAAAAAAACGTACGTGGTCTTGAAGGTGAATTACATTCATTACGAGCTGAAAATGAAAGATTAAAACGAGAGAAGGAAGAACTCGTTCATGATATTAAAGAGATGACGCATCATTTAATTCATTTTATTACGAGCTCTGATATCGATCAAATTCGTACATTGCCTTACTTCGTAAAAGAATGCAAACAAGATCTACATAAGCTAGGGTTATATAACGCTCAAGACGGAAAAATGAAAATTATGGTTGACCGTAGTGGACAAGTTATGACCGTAACACAATAA
- a CDS encoding N-acetylmuramoyl-L-alanine amidase yields the protein MKYKLIATGILAGSLLSYSSSAFANTHKFQDVPAWADKSVNYLVDKKVLSGYPDGTFGSSDTLDRASAATIMTKALGIHIDLNAKPSFTDSQNHWGTPYIAAAEKAGIIKGEGNGIFNPSGKVTRAAMATMLVNAYKLQDRTNSNGQSKFDDLKGHWGEKFANILIDLKISVGTDNGWQPNKFITRAEAAQLTAKTDTLQYSPKNPLESKTIIIDPGHGGADPGKSTKGLPESKIVLDTSLRLQQLLEKHTPFTVLLTRESDTRPGHDQKSSLQERVKFAKQNEGDIFISIHANAFNGNAKGTETYYYKSSESEKTNPHVEESRVLAEKIQTRLVEALQTRDRGVKHGDLHVIRENDMPAVLTELAFIDNGIDYSKLSTANGRQIAAEAIYEGVLDYYEWKGNNVSEYRL from the coding sequence TTGAAATACAAATTAATTGCTACAGGAATTCTTGCTGGAAGTCTACTATCCTACTCATCTAGTGCATTTGCAAATACTCATAAATTCCAAGATGTTCCTGCATGGGCTGACAAATCCGTTAATTATTTAGTTGATAAAAAAGTATTGAGTGGTTATCCAGATGGAACTTTTGGTTCAAGTGATACATTAGATAGGGCTTCTGCGGCAACAATTATGACAAAGGCCCTTGGTATACATATTGACTTAAATGCAAAACCATCTTTTACAGATTCACAAAACCACTGGGGAACGCCGTATATTGCCGCAGCTGAAAAAGCAGGAATAATTAAAGGTGAAGGAAATGGAATATTTAATCCTTCTGGAAAAGTTACTCGTGCTGCAATGGCAACAATGTTAGTAAATGCATATAAGCTACAAGATAGAACAAATAGTAATGGGCAAAGTAAATTTGATGATTTAAAAGGACATTGGGGTGAAAAATTTGCCAATATTTTAATTGATTTAAAGATTTCTGTTGGTACAGATAACGGTTGGCAACCAAATAAATTCATAACACGTGCAGAAGCCGCACAACTTACTGCCAAAACAGATACCCTTCAATACAGTCCGAAAAACCCTTTAGAAAGTAAAACAATCATTATTGATCCTGGACATGGTGGTGCAGATCCCGGAAAGTCCACAAAAGGATTGCCTGAAAGTAAAATCGTATTAGACACTTCCTTACGCCTACAACAATTGCTCGAAAAACATACACCATTTACAGTTTTACTAACTCGTGAATCTGATACTAGACCTGGACATGACCAAAAAAGCTCTTTACAGGAACGTGTTAAATTTGCTAAGCAAAATGAGGGGGATATCTTTATAAGCATTCATGCAAATGCTTTTAATGGTAATGCAAAAGGGACAGAAACATACTACTATAAATCTTCTGAATCCGAAAAAACAAATCCTCATGTGGAAGAAAGTCGTGTGTTAGCGGAAAAAATTCAAACACGTTTAGTAGAGGCTCTTCAAACACGTGATAGAGGCGTTAAACATGGAGATCTTCATGTTATAAGAGAAAACGACATGCCAGCTGTGTTAACGGAACTGGCTTTTATAGATAATGGTATCGATTACAGTAAACTATCTACGGCAAACGGCAGACAGATTGCAGCAGAAGCCATTTATGAAGGGGTTTTAGATTATTATGAATGGAAAGGAAATAATGTATCTGAATATAGATTGTAA
- a CDS encoding GGDEF domain-containing phosphodiesterase — protein sequence MLKHSHWQFILLTIALIFYISFCYIFLFVFPNQYFVSDFNIRLSSLVVETTVFISLLYSILSGKIKLGVFWVCITIAIGCFLIGNFISAFQVLNVELPIQNFNISDVFLLFFLFFFLFAFFYKIIMECNKWEKAYLLCDLCIVVTAIFTLEWYLFNKPSANILFLSIGDVFLSFIFPIIDLLLLLLGISLIFRPAIFNAKSKLFIFILVLTGLAITDYLYFYLQDDLSDRSLILLRCLYRVFLLLIAIAAAIPKNASSRRNYFIIDPTFGKKLLVIFPYLAVAVLIGFTLKEQTSSATLITGNCIAFVFVLIRHTIVRMQNRDLTEMLKVFNNQLEQKVSQRTEDLINKSNDLVKNQERFKSLYEYHPDPILTIDSNGTVLNINQAGSMLLGKNSNELIGKECFSIFLDEDRSELEAALQEGKRCSSASLQLRVKNNNEKDIHFWYVTIVPIMIEGQTFGSYVMVKDITRMKQQQDEINYLAFHDTVTGIGNRIFFQQELEKSIGRAQKTQDEFGLLYIDLNRFKTINDTLGHSIGDSVLKEVAKRFRTCLLPAIPLARIGGDEFAIIVHNHTEQQLLDLCETLFRITEEAFVVNQHSFYLSLSIGIAVYPFGGINTTTLLQHADIAMYSAKEKGNNAVCMYDETLSKKITRRLQLEQDLPNALENNELFLLYQPQVDSKAGMVIGAEALIRWQHPELGLISPFEFIPIAEETSQIISIGKWTLQEACRQLKEWHSVGYSNLKMGINLSAIEFEQKDFVQTIISTIEEVGVPASSIDLELTERIAMVDEKETLAKLKALKSYGVHLSIDDFGTGYSSLAYLPLYPIDTLKIPREFVNRIGNSTDGNEIIHTIISLAHTLNMKVIAEGVETKEQLTVLQRNACYLIQGYYYSKPVSEDEFIKFLSTM from the coding sequence TTGCTTAAACATTCACATTGGCAATTTATCTTATTAACAATAGCCCTAATATTCTATATAAGCTTTTGCTATATATTTTTATTTGTTTTTCCGAATCAATATTTCGTATCAGATTTTAATATCCGACTATCATCCTTAGTTGTTGAAACTACTGTATTTATCTCATTACTGTATTCTATATTATCCGGAAAAATTAAGTTAGGAGTATTCTGGGTTTGCATTACTATTGCAATAGGGTGTTTCTTGATAGGGAATTTTATATCCGCTTTTCAAGTACTTAATGTAGAATTGCCGATACAAAATTTTAATATCTCTGATGTGTTTTTGTTGTTTTTCTTATTCTTCTTTCTCTTTGCATTCTTTTATAAAATCATTATGGAATGTAACAAGTGGGAAAAGGCGTATTTACTTTGTGATTTATGTATTGTTGTTACTGCTATTTTTACATTAGAGTGGTACCTATTTAATAAACCTTCTGCAAATATCTTATTCTTATCAATTGGAGATGTTTTTCTTTCATTTATTTTTCCGATTATAGATTTATTGCTTCTTTTACTAGGAATTAGCCTGATCTTTCGACCAGCTATTTTTAATGCGAAAAGTAAATTATTTATTTTTATTCTCGTATTAACTGGATTGGCTATTACGGACTACTTGTATTTTTACTTACAAGATGATTTGTCAGATCGTTCACTTATATTATTAAGGTGTTTGTATAGAGTTTTCCTATTATTAATTGCTATTGCTGCTGCTATACCGAAGAATGCATCTTCTAGAAGGAATTATTTCATTATCGATCCCACATTTGGGAAGAAACTTCTTGTTATATTTCCTTATCTTGCAGTTGCGGTATTAATTGGCTTTACTTTAAAAGAGCAAACTTCCTCGGCTACACTTATTACTGGGAATTGTATTGCATTTGTATTTGTGCTGATTCGTCATACAATCGTACGAATGCAAAACAGAGATTTAACCGAGATGTTAAAAGTGTTTAATAATCAATTAGAACAAAAAGTATCTCAAAGAACAGAAGATTTAATAAACAAATCCAATGACTTGGTCAAAAATCAAGAGAGATTTAAGTCATTATATGAGTATCATCCAGATCCTATATTAACGATTGATTCAAATGGTACTGTGTTAAATATAAACCAGGCTGGAAGTATGTTATTAGGAAAAAACAGTAATGAATTAATAGGTAAAGAGTGCTTCTCAATTTTTTTAGATGAAGATAGATCTGAATTGGAAGCGGCTCTACAGGAAGGGAAACGATGCAGTTCGGCTTCGTTACAATTACGTGTGAAAAATAATAATGAGAAGGACATTCATTTTTGGTACGTCACCATTGTTCCTATTATGATAGAAGGGCAAACTTTTGGGAGTTATGTAATGGTAAAAGACATTACGAGAATGAAGCAACAACAAGATGAGATAAACTATCTAGCATTCCATGATACAGTGACGGGGATTGGAAATCGAATATTCTTCCAACAAGAATTAGAAAAATCCATTGGGCGTGCACAAAAAACGCAGGATGAATTTGGACTCTTGTATATAGATTTAAATCGTTTTAAGACTATTAATGATACACTGGGACATTCAATTGGTGACAGTGTTTTAAAAGAAGTTGCTAAACGTTTTAGGACATGTCTGTTACCGGCTATTCCTCTAGCGAGAATAGGGGGAGATGAGTTTGCAATCATAGTCCATAACCATACAGAGCAACAGCTATTGGATTTGTGTGAAACTCTATTTCGTATAACTGAAGAAGCATTTGTAGTAAATCAGCATAGCTTTTACTTATCTCTTAGTATAGGAATAGCAGTGTATCCGTTTGGAGGAATAAATACTACTACACTTTTACAACATGCTGATATTGCTATGTATAGTGCAAAGGAAAAAGGTAATAATGCTGTTTGCATGTATGACGAGACATTATCAAAAAAAATAACAAGACGATTACAATTAGAACAGGATTTACCTAATGCATTAGAAAATAATGAGTTGTTTCTATTATATCAACCACAAGTTGATAGTAAGGCTGGTATGGTTATTGGTGCAGAGGCTTTAATACGTTGGCAACATCCAGAGCTGGGGCTGATTTCACCCTTTGAGTTTATACCTATCGCGGAAGAAACATCGCAGATTATTTCAATTGGGAAATGGACGTTACAGGAAGCGTGTCGACAACTGAAAGAATGGCATTCTGTGGGCTATTCAAATCTAAAAATGGGGATAAATTTATCAGCTATAGAGTTTGAACAGAAGGACTTTGTTCAAACAATCATATCTACTATAGAAGAAGTAGGGGTACCTGCTAGTTCAATCGATTTAGAATTAACTGAGCGGATAGCAATGGTAGATGAAAAAGAAACGTTAGCGAAGTTAAAAGCATTAAAATCATATGGTGTACATTTATCAATTGATGATTTTGGCACAGGGTATTCTTCATTAGCATATCTCCCTTTGTATCCAATTGATACCTTAAAAATTCCAAGAGAATTTGTTAATAGGATCGGAAATTCTACTGATGGAAATGAAATTATTCATACCATTATTTCACTAGCGCATACTTTAAACATGAAAGTGATCGCAGAAGGGGTAGAAACGAAGGAACAATTAACAGTGTTACAACGTAATGCATGTTATCTAATTCAGGGCTATTACTACAGTAAACCTGTAAGTGAAGATGAATTCATCAAATTTTTAAGCACAATGTAG
- a CDS encoding TerC family protein, whose translation MDSIWLEYAWALLILIGLEGLLSADNALVLAVIAKHLPEEEKKRAINYGIIMAFVFRFAALFAISFIANVWQIQAIGAAYLLYLGLKHVIQAQFGKDNQNIHKDDEKEAAGKSYWFTVGKIALADLAFAIDSILAAVALALGLPDSPLEDFGGMDGGQFIVVLLGGIAGLILIKFAATWFVQLLEKRPALETTAYAIVAWVGVKLAVITLAHEDIGILDHDFPHSTTWTLIFYGVLVAIALIGWFAPGSKSSQNNSKM comes from the coding sequence ATGGATTCAATATGGCTAGAGTATGCGTGGGCATTATTAATTTTAATCGGATTAGAAGGTTTGTTATCAGCTGACAATGCCCTTGTACTAGCAGTTATAGCGAAACATTTACCCGAAGAAGAGAAAAAAAGAGCTATAAATTACGGAATCATTATGGCCTTCGTTTTTCGATTTGCAGCCCTATTTGCCATATCATTTATTGCAAATGTTTGGCAAATACAAGCGATAGGAGCAGCCTATCTTCTTTATTTAGGATTGAAGCATGTCATTCAGGCGCAATTCGGAAAAGACAATCAAAATATTCATAAGGACGATGAAAAGGAAGCGGCAGGTAAAAGCTACTGGTTCACAGTAGGAAAGATTGCATTAGCTGACCTTGCTTTCGCAATCGATTCAATATTAGCCGCAGTTGCTCTTGCCCTTGGTCTTCCAGATTCACCGCTAGAAGATTTCGGTGGTATGGATGGAGGCCAGTTCATAGTTGTACTTCTCGGAGGGATTGCCGGGCTTATTTTAATTAAATTTGCGGCAACTTGGTTTGTACAATTACTTGAGAAACGTCCAGCATTGGAAACAACAGCATATGCAATTGTTGCCTGGGTCGGTGTAAAACTCGCTGTAATTACACTTGCCCATGAGGATATTGGTATCTTAGACCATGATTTCCCGCACAGTACAACTTGGACTTTAATCTTCTACGGAGTATTAGTTGCTATTGCACTAATTGGTTGGTTTGCACCGGGAAGTAAGTCATCTCAGAATAATTCTAAAATGTAA